In the genome of Pseudomonadota bacterium, one region contains:
- a CDS encoding S24/S26 family peptidase: protein MDVVLRKLGRKGGRVVVGRLVRPPKYGDVVIVEFPDGLHEYVTTSVKRILKLCGSDVFFLQTANSRYRLEVRSSPVVMEAV, encoded by the coding sequence GTGGACGTAGTCCTCCGCAAGCTGGGCCGCAAGGGCGGGCGGGTAGTTGTAGGGCGTCTCGTACGGCCACCCAAGTACGGTGATGTGGTCATCGTGGAATTCCCGGACGGCTTGCATGAATACGTGACCACTTCGGTCAAGCGTATCTTGAAGCTTTGTGGCAGCGACGTGTTCTTCTTGCAGACCGCGAACAGCCGCTACCGGCTGGAAGTGCGTTCGAGCCCGGTCGTGATGGAAGCGGTGTAG
- a CDS encoding N-formylglutamate amidohydrolase, translated as DRCTCLTPRLHRARRLYRARLPALAPDVLHRSRMRSFEFITPVGASRPVLVEIPHAGLAIPEEVLAQADLPMDTVLRDADIYVDQLFANAPKLDATMLVARHSRYVVDLNRAHDDVDADTVADHPAPVAWQPRGVVWRTTTDGHAVMKQPLTYRALCERLQRYYYPYHSRLRQTMEQLRAQTGYAILIAGHSMPSAGRSQHRDPGARRADVVPGTHGGSTAAAGVIDLIDAHFRSAGLTVMHDDPYRGGWTTVHYGQPDKGWHAIQIELNRALYVDEATSEPREQDFERLRAVLDDLVRKLTRCDPRSL; from the coding sequence CCGACCGATGCACCTGCCTCACCCCGCGGCTCCATCGGGCACGCCGGCTCTATCGGGCACGGCTCCCCGCACTGGCGCCTGATGTGCTACATCGGTCGCGAATGCGTAGCTTCGAGTTCATTACGCCGGTAGGGGCATCGCGACCGGTGTTGGTCGAGATTCCCCACGCAGGGCTCGCCATCCCCGAGGAAGTGCTGGCGCAGGCCGATCTTCCCATGGACACCGTCCTGCGAGACGCCGACATCTATGTCGATCAACTCTTCGCCAACGCGCCCAAGCTCGACGCAACCATGCTGGTGGCGCGGCACAGCCGCTACGTGGTGGATCTCAACCGCGCGCACGACGACGTTGATGCCGACACCGTGGCCGACCACCCAGCGCCCGTGGCCTGGCAGCCGCGAGGCGTGGTTTGGCGGACAACGACCGACGGCCATGCGGTCATGAAGCAGCCGTTGACCTACCGTGCGCTGTGCGAACGCTTGCAGCGCTACTACTATCCCTACCACAGCCGGTTGCGCCAAACGATGGAGCAGCTCAGGGCCCAAACGGGATATGCAATCCTGATCGCGGGGCACTCGATGCCTTCTGCCGGCCGCTCCCAACATCGTGATCCCGGTGCCCGAAGAGCCGATGTGGTGCCGGGCACACACGGCGGCAGTACCGCGGCAGCGGGCGTCATCGACCTGATCGACGCGCACTTCCGCTCTGCTGGGCTCACGGTAATGCACGACGATCCGTACCGTGGCGGCTGGACAACGGTTCACTACGGCCAGCCCGACAAAGGCTGGCACGCGATTCAGATCGAGCTCAATCGGGCGCTCTACGTAGACGAAGCAACCAGCGAACCGCGGGAGCAGGATTTCGAGCGCCTGCGGGCCGTGCTCGACGACCTGGTGCGCAAGCTGACGCGGTGCGATCCACGGTCGCTGTGA